The Aerosakkonema funiforme FACHB-1375 genome has a segment encoding these proteins:
- a CDS encoding GAF domain-containing protein: MNHLKPISSGAVSKSEIELAQQGKENQANEQNVQNKEIFLSKASLTANDEAYIPQTAETEATDASEKDLNWLVCFQQNSQQLVAAIELPDFAIRYANNYFSRLVGIEVNRQEIGIKGIGLSDLFSDWDGPDGESLYRRLLLGLVLQDIYQIDIQGLFDQPIVASVGKSDRQELRWVEFWLRLPDKSADEWPQLKVVRLDRNVDEFADLNIEQMETGDWQNWLRNSAQIELLLSRLQPNNYRVEGLLLLEGVDVTIREMLRRLTNLLIDQDSILRPKKFRKIDQLLRSVLHAKNSLILSTERSEARLFFGPDSKDLRTTTYSMQSLQGSHFLRAAEANQVWNVADLSQDCPTECERWLLEMGVRSLLLIPLVVKAKGYKAGFRQLAGVVGLTSDRAYNFSSLDCRYASELILPFTVALRQAIQLRFTQFNNIHPAVEWKFLQEAERRSWGMRPEPIIFSNVYPLYGISDIRGSSEERNRAIQTDVLEQFHLGLKVVEAFCQSQETSLGEQLRLDLLYHIEQIESGITVDAEVTAIRYLRSSLEIYFDYFAQCCPNVNAAVAAYRSACDNEHQCVYKARDRYDRTIGQINALLRETWDRWQVSMQKITPHYCDIESTDGIDHMIYAGASIDPKFSTFHLRSLRYEQLRAMCDCARTAFSIQAQYNTQMQVTHLVLVQDATVDIFHNEDTEKLFEVRGTRDTRYELVKKRIDKAIDTQSHERITQPGMLTIVYSTDDEWTEYQQYLRYLAREGWIDREVEGGTVEPLQGVTGLKFARVRVLPNIKSITDLKMLDEGLEPPNL; the protein is encoded by the coding sequence ATGAATCACTTAAAACCGATCTCTTCTGGAGCAGTAAGCAAGAGCGAGATCGAACTTGCTCAGCAAGGTAAGGAAAACCAAGCAAACGAGCAAAATGTGCAGAATAAGGAAATATTTTTGTCTAAAGCCTCTTTAACGGCTAATGATGAGGCTTATATACCTCAAACTGCTGAAACGGAAGCAACAGACGCATCGGAAAAAGACCTAAACTGGCTGGTTTGTTTCCAGCAAAACAGCCAGCAGCTAGTGGCTGCAATTGAGCTACCAGACTTTGCGATCCGATATGCTAACAATTACTTCTCCCGTTTAGTAGGTATAGAAGTTAACCGCCAAGAGATTGGGATTAAGGGGATCGGGCTTTCCGATTTATTCTCGGATTGGGATGGCCCAGATGGGGAATCTTTATACCGTCGGCTGTTACTGGGTTTGGTTTTGCAAGATATTTACCAGATTGACATTCAAGGTCTCTTCGACCAACCGATCGTCGCCTCTGTCGGCAAATCCGATCGACAAGAACTGCGCTGGGTGGAGTTTTGGTTGCGATTACCCGACAAAAGCGCTGACGAATGGCCACAATTAAAAGTTGTCCGCCTCGATCGCAATGTAGACGAGTTTGCGGATTTGAATATCGAACAGATGGAGACGGGAGATTGGCAAAATTGGTTAAGAAACTCTGCCCAGATAGAATTGCTTTTATCCAGATTGCAACCGAACAACTACCGGGTAGAAGGATTGCTGCTGCTGGAGGGCGTTGATGTCACAATCCGCGAAATGCTGCGCCGCCTCACGAATCTGTTGATTGACCAAGACTCGATTTTACGACCGAAGAAGTTTCGCAAAATTGACCAGTTGCTGAGATCGGTTCTGCACGCCAAAAATAGCTTGATTTTAAGTACCGAACGTTCCGAGGCGCGGCTGTTTTTTGGGCCGGACTCGAAAGATTTAAGAACTACTACTTATTCCATGCAGTCTCTGCAAGGGTCGCACTTTTTACGAGCAGCGGAGGCAAATCAAGTTTGGAACGTTGCCGATCTCAGTCAGGATTGTCCTACCGAGTGCGAGCGATGGCTACTTGAAATGGGTGTCCGTTCTTTGTTGCTCATTCCATTGGTCGTCAAAGCGAAAGGATATAAAGCGGGATTTCGGCAACTGGCAGGCGTAGTGGGATTGACGAGCGATCGGGCTTACAACTTCAGCAGCCTTGACTGTCGGTATGCTTCCGAACTCATCCTCCCTTTTACAGTGGCGCTGCGTCAAGCTATCCAGTTAAGATTTACTCAATTTAACAATATCCACCCAGCAGTGGAATGGAAATTCTTGCAGGAAGCAGAACGACGCAGCTGGGGAATGCGCCCAGAACCAATTATTTTTAGTAATGTTTACCCCCTGTATGGCATCTCGGACATTCGCGGTTCTTCTGAGGAGCGCAACCGTGCCATTCAGACTGATGTGCTGGAACAATTTCATCTGGGATTAAAAGTGGTTGAGGCATTCTGTCAATCTCAAGAAACCTCTTTAGGGGAACAACTTCGCCTCGATCTGCTTTATCACATCGAACAAATAGAGTCGGGGATAACTGTAGATGCAGAAGTCACAGCCATTCGCTATCTGCGTTCTTCTTTGGAAATTTACTTCGATTACTTTGCTCAATGCTGTCCGAATGTCAACGCAGCTGTCGCGGCTTACCGATCGGCGTGCGACAACGAGCATCAGTGCGTTTACAAGGCTCGCGATCGCTACGATCGCACGATCGGACAAATCAACGCTCTTCTCCGAGAAACTTGGGATCGCTGGCAGGTTTCCATGCAAAAAATCACACCCCACTACTGCGATATCGAATCTACCGACGGTATCGATCACATGATCTATGCCGGCGCATCCATTGACCCAAAGTTTTCAACTTTCCATCTTCGCAGTTTGCGATACGAACAACTGCGAGCTATGTGTGACTGTGCTAGAACAGCCTTCAGCATTCAAGCGCAATATAACACCCAAATGCAAGTAACTCATTTGGTCTTAGTGCAGGATGCTACAGTTGACATCTTCCACAACGAAGACACCGAAAAATTATTTGAAGTTAGAGGCACCCGCGACACCCGCTACGAACTCGTCAAAAAGCGTATTGATAAAGCTATTGACACACAGTCACACGAGCGCATAACCCAACCGGGTATGCTTACTATAGTTTACTCCACTGATGACGAGTGGACAGAGTATCAACAGTACTTGCGCTACTTAGCTCGCGAAGGCTGGATTGATAGAGAAGTTGAAGGCGGTACGGTGGAACCACTGCAAGGAGTGACTGGCTTAAAATTTGCCCGCGTCCGCGTTCTACCCAATATAAAATCTATCACCGATTTAAAAATGCTGGATGAGGGGTTAGAACCCCCAAATTTGTAA
- a CDS encoding histidine kinase, with the protein MPTSCHIVVEGNPVIVYASRNGTPNKVLLILEPFLEKFWQERETCGEYCDTPECLVAQIVVRFGYEICEDDFSNLRVGVNYDPNVEYIYSIGLDRSLNVWVPEADYRSNPTLGLKGCRQLATQVC; encoded by the coding sequence ATGCCTACATCCTGTCACATCGTCGTAGAAGGGAATCCTGTCATCGTCTACGCCAGCAGAAATGGCACACCAAACAAAGTCCTGCTCATCCTCGAACCATTTTTAGAAAAGTTTTGGCAAGAAAGAGAAACCTGCGGAGAATACTGCGATACTCCTGAATGCTTAGTAGCTCAGATTGTCGTCAGGTTTGGCTATGAGATTTGCGAGGATGATTTTTCTAACTTAAGAGTGGGTGTCAATTACGACCCCAACGTTGAATACATCTATTCGATCGGATTGGATCGATCTCTCAATGTTTGGGTTCCAGAAGCAGACTATCGCAGCAATCCCACTTTGGGATTGAAAGGTTGCCGTCAACTGGCGACTCAGGTTTGCTGA
- a CDS encoding MASE1 domain-containing protein, translating to MNPNKNISFRLPQSRFLQYLLKVTLVAIAYFLGGKLAVSIPGVALLGSSVWPPAGIAQAALLLLGVRYWPGVALGAFFFDFLGIKPSLILALQASFGTTLQAVVAVYLLRHLGFRTSLARLIDVIYLVLFGATIATQINSTLGPLRMVLTGLVEWNKYWEVRWNWFLGDAMGILIFTPLLLIMLTKKGTNNSEKKL from the coding sequence ATGAACCCGAACAAAAATATTAGCTTTCGGCTTCCTCAATCTAGATTTTTACAGTACTTACTTAAAGTTACTTTAGTTGCGATCGCTTACTTTTTGGGGGGGAAACTGGCAGTCTCAATTCCAGGCGTAGCACTCTTAGGTTCCTCAGTATGGCCTCCGGCAGGAATTGCACAAGCTGCTTTATTATTGCTAGGAGTGCGTTATTGGCCGGGAGTAGCTTTGGGAGCATTTTTTTTCGATTTTTTAGGCATAAAGCCATCATTAATACTGGCGTTACAAGCATCTTTCGGTACGACTTTACAAGCTGTAGTGGCAGTATATTTGCTACGTCATCTGGGGTTTCGTACATCACTGGCTCGTTTGATAGATGTTATATATCTTGTTTTGTTCGGAGCTACTATTGCTACCCAAATAAATTCTACTTTAGGGCCACTCCGTATGGTTTTAACTGGTCTAGTTGAGTGGAATAAATATTGGGAAGTACGCTGGAATTGGTTTTTGGGGGATGCAATGGGAATCTTAATATTCACGCCATTGCTATTGATTATGTTGACCAAAAAAGGTACAAATAATAGTGAAAAAAAACTCTAA
- a CDS encoding adenylate/guanylate cyclase domain-containing protein → MVFAARTEAQISRYPLEYLPFPFIIWAAIQFGQRGAVLSSFVVSSIAIWGASQGGGPFIAKTDNISQAILFLQAFMGVITITSLLLAATVSERAASENLLRQSEIKYRELVENANSIILKIDCDGNLTFFNEFAQKFFGFTEEEILGKNLVGTIIPQTDTTGKDLAAMMSSILQHPEQYTRNENENIRRNGERVWVAWANKPLFDLAGNFIGILAIGTDITSRKQAELSLQKLNEELELRVEERTATLAATEAELRTLFAAMTDMIFVLDCQGNCLKVVSTNPNIPKQIGPKQVCKSLHAVLPKAEADTFIKNIQRVLDTQETANFEYSLLFKDRLVWFSANISPISQERVIWVARDISDRKILEDKLQQSYAELNALLASMTDIILVVDSKAKDLKVAPTNPGRLYPPDVDIISPTVEQFLIGDNAEVFLEQIQQVLHTKQTINFEYNLPVGDSEYWFLATIAPVSEDSVMWVARDISDRKQAESALRLEKEKSEELLLNILPEPIANRLKEDQSAIAESFNEVTILFADLVGFTSLSTKLQPIELVNLLNQIFSSFDQIIEELGLEKIKTIGDAYMVAGGLPIPKIDHAEAIAELALSMLDIMQQLQIDRGYQLQIRIGINTGIVVAGVIGKKRFIYDLWGDAVNVASRMESHGQPGCIQVTSATYERLRNKYLFENRGKIQVKGKGEMTTYFLKGRKSA, encoded by the coding sequence ATGGTATTTGCAGCGAGAACAGAGGCGCAAATTTCTCGTTATCCCCTGGAATATTTACCTTTTCCATTCATCATTTGGGCGGCAATTCAATTTGGTCAGCGCGGTGCTGTTTTATCTTCCTTCGTCGTATCGAGCATTGCTATATGGGGAGCATCTCAGGGAGGAGGCCCTTTTATTGCTAAGACTGATAATATCAGTCAGGCAATCCTATTTTTGCAAGCTTTTATGGGAGTGATTACTATTACTTCCCTATTATTAGCTGCTACAGTATCAGAACGTGCTGCATCTGAAAATTTGTTGCGCCAGAGCGAAATAAAATATCGAGAACTTGTAGAAAATGCTAACAGTATTATTCTCAAAATTGACTGTGACGGTAATTTGACATTTTTCAACGAGTTTGCTCAGAAATTCTTTGGTTTTACTGAGGAAGAAATCTTGGGCAAAAATCTGGTTGGTACGATTATTCCCCAAACAGATACAACAGGGAAAGATTTAGCAGCTATGATGAGCAGTATCTTGCAACACCCGGAGCAATATACTCGCAACGAAAATGAAAATATTCGGCGCAATGGCGAACGAGTTTGGGTAGCGTGGGCTAATAAACCGCTGTTTGATTTAGCAGGAAATTTTATCGGCATACTTGCTATTGGTACGGATATCACCTCGCGCAAACAAGCGGAATTATCGCTGCAAAAGTTGAATGAAGAATTAGAACTCAGAGTGGAAGAACGAACGGCTACGCTTGCTGCTACTGAAGCCGAACTACGAACTTTATTCGCCGCTATGACTGATATGATTTTTGTGCTAGATTGCCAGGGGAATTGTCTCAAAGTAGTCTCAACAAATCCAAATATTCCGAAACAAATCGGCCCGAAACAAGTGTGTAAAAGCTTACACGCTGTCTTACCAAAAGCAGAGGCTGATACTTTTATTAAAAATATTCAGCGAGTTTTGGATACGCAAGAAACAGCGAACTTTGAGTACAGTTTATTGTTCAAAGATCGACTGGTGTGGTTTTCTGCCAATATTTCACCCATATCACAAGAGCGAGTGATTTGGGTGGCGCGGGATATTAGCGATCGCAAAATTTTAGAAGATAAGCTACAGCAATCTTATGCAGAATTAAATGCTCTTTTAGCGTCGATGACAGATATAATTCTCGTAGTAGATTCTAAAGCTAAAGATCTGAAAGTTGCGCCGACAAATCCGGGACGTTTATACCCGCCTGATGTTGATATTATTAGCCCTACAGTGGAACAATTTTTAATCGGCGATAATGCCGAAGTTTTTTTAGAGCAAATTCAGCAAGTACTGCATACAAAACAAACAATTAATTTCGAGTATAACCTGCCTGTTGGCGACTCTGAATATTGGTTTCTCGCTACGATTGCACCCGTATCTGAAGATTCGGTGATGTGGGTAGCCCGCGATATTAGCGATCGCAAACAAGCTGAGTCAGCATTGCGTTTGGAAAAAGAAAAATCTGAAGAATTATTGCTAAACATTTTACCAGAACCAATTGCCAATAGACTCAAGGAAGATCAAAGCGCCATCGCCGAGAGCTTTAATGAAGTGACGATTTTATTTGCCGATTTGGTTGGCTTCACCTCTCTTTCCACAAAACTTCAGCCGATCGAATTAGTTAACTTATTGAACCAAATTTTCTCTTCCTTTGACCAAATTATCGAAGAACTCGGTTTAGAAAAGATTAAAACGATTGGCGATGCTTATATGGTAGCGGGAGGATTACCGATACCTAAAATTGACCATGCGGAAGCAATTGCAGAGTTGGCATTATCCATGCTAGATATCATGCAGCAATTGCAGATTGACAGGGGGTACCAACTACAAATTCGGATCGGCATTAACACGGGAATTGTGGTAGCTGGAGTGATTGGGAAGAAAAGATTTATTTACGATCTATGGGGCGATGCGGTTAACGTTGCCAGCCGTATGGAATCGCACGGACAACCAGGATGTATACAAGTTACATCAGCAACTTACGAAAGATTGCGAAATAAATATTTGTTTGAAAATCGTGGTAAAATCCAAGTAAAAGGTAAGGGAGAAATGACTACCTATTTCCTGAAGGGAAGAAAGTCGGCTTAG
- a CDS encoding pentapeptide repeat-containing protein: MQESLSTRLIQTSQNKYPDCLWMQLEAIPVESGASDTSALDLYLTINFDEHWEPLLGGRVKLGLKGGELRLKLEGGEIPLASRDLKDSLELSLTEDRKKYKSSENQSSADTNLVEIGSGLQDNSNVSQIAFRSNNSQVNPAWIFEVKAGESILKGGVTSAKLLTVNAIEKFCRIEATFEVSKQDVYLIDAEGLWRHDISPNQHAVLERKLALFLLESKLKPFLSWAQLCYDCLPVEKGDETTVPQVQAHLQEEIDRVIAAPTKDFLEIAKIAGLDPAIDFAGGNLRGTNLNGVDLSGANLCRANLRGADLSDAELTDVNLSSANLSGADLSGADLGNINLSHADLHLASLALANLSGANLSGANLMEANLSSANLGSANVKQARFGKNAGISEQMKLDLKQRGAIFE, encoded by the coding sequence ATGCAAGAATCCCTGTCTACCAGACTTATCCAAACGTCTCAAAACAAATATCCAGACTGCTTGTGGATGCAATTAGAAGCAATTCCTGTCGAGTCAGGTGCAAGTGACACTTCTGCGCTTGACCTCTACTTAACGATAAACTTTGACGAGCATTGGGAACCCCTGCTTGGGGGTCGCGTCAAGTTAGGTCTCAAGGGTGGCGAACTGAGGCTAAAGCTGGAGGGTGGCGAAATACCTTTGGCATCCCGCGACCTCAAAGACTCACTTGAGCTTTCTCTTACAGAAGACAGAAAAAAGTACAAAAGTAGCGAAAATCAAAGCAGTGCAGATACTAATCTAGTAGAAATAGGATCTGGCCTCCAGGATAACTCGAATGTATCCCAAATAGCTTTTAGAAGCAATAATTCTCAGGTAAACCCTGCCTGGATTTTTGAAGTCAAGGCAGGTGAGTCGATTCTAAAAGGAGGGGTCACAAGCGCAAAACTCTTAACCGTAAATGCGATCGAAAAATTCTGCCGAATAGAAGCTACGTTTGAAGTATCAAAGCAAGATGTGTATTTGATTGATGCAGAAGGCTTATGGCGACACGACATCAGCCCAAATCAGCACGCTGTCTTAGAGAGGAAATTAGCTCTGTTTTTGTTGGAATCGAAGTTGAAGCCTTTTCTAAGTTGGGCGCAGTTATGCTACGATTGTCTTCCTGTGGAAAAGGGTGATGAAACAACTGTTCCGCAAGTACAAGCGCATCTACAAGAAGAGATCGATCGCGTTATTGCAGCGCCAACAAAGGATTTCCTAGAAATAGCGAAAATTGCAGGTCTCGATCCGGCAATTGACTTTGCAGGGGGTAACCTGCGCGGAACTAACTTAAACGGAGTTGATTTAAGTGGTGCTAATCTCTGCCGCGCTAATCTTCGAGGTGCAGATTTGAGCGATGCAGAATTAACTGACGTTAATCTAAGCAGTGCTAACCTCAGCGGTGCAGATCTCAGCGGTGCCGATCTGGGTAATATAAATTTGAGCCATGCCGACTTGCACCTTGCCAGTTTAGCATTAGCCAACCTCAGCGGTGCAAACCTGAGCGGTGCGAATCTGATGGAGGCGAATCTAAGCAGTGCCAATCTCGGTAGTGCCAATGTAAAGCAAGCGCGATTTGGGAAAAATGCAGGTATCTCGGAACAAATGAAGTTAGACCTGAAGCAGCGAGGGGCAATTTTTGAGTAG
- a CDS encoding SLBB domain-containing protein encodes MSGAGCQHTSKIRQSVVGLMLLALFPLAYPLPSLAQVRRGNAPASPGTGISAERAYTLGAGDRIQIDVFNVPEYTREYQVLVNGTVNLALIGSVSVQGLTLEQAGAVISNRYARFLRRPIVTVSLVAPRPLNVAVSGEVNRPGAYVIPLTAAGGGVQQPTLTQALTLAGGITQSANLRGAQVRRVTRGGTQTINVDLFALLRAGDLRQDITLRDGDTIFIPTATSTNLAEAPIKADASFAPAQNQPLNVVVVGEVTRPGPQVVQPDQSGARPSVSRAIQVAGGVTQTANLRQVQVRRTTRGGAVQTIPVNLERLLRVGDRTQDLPLQQGDTVVVPTAASVNLQQASLIANTSIAPTQAQTLNVVVAGEVTRPGPQIVPPDQSGTQPTISRAIQVAGGVSPSADLSRVEVRRVTRGGAIQRYAVNLEQLLRAGDRTQDLILEQGDTIYIPPTANINLGQTSQIARTNFAPTQAQPINIVVAGEVTRPGPYTVQATQTGALPTLSRAIQVAGGTTQSADISRVQIRRITQSGTEQFASVDLNQLLQGGDRRQDLYLQEGDTIFIPTSTEINPAQSLDIASSSIAADPSQPLNVAVVGEVQRPGTYTLQTVRPAAGAPGSLPSFAGLPTVSQAIQLAGGITQTADIRRIEVRRNTRAGYQQILAVNFWQLLQGGDRTQDVVLQQGDTIFIPAATDINPAEVAQTAISSIAPATIRVNVVGEVARPGVLQVPPNTPLNQAILSAGGFNVRARRSYVDLLRLNPNGTVSRRGIRLDFAKGISEETNPILRDNDVVVVRRSSLASISDTLGTVLSPVGNFFSLFNFFRIFGSF; translated from the coding sequence ATGAGCGGTGCAGGTTGTCAACATACCAGCAAGATACGCCAATCTGTTGTGGGTCTAATGCTGTTAGCCTTATTCCCTCTGGCCTACCCCCTGCCCAGTTTGGCTCAGGTACGCCGGGGTAATGCGCCAGCAAGTCCGGGTACGGGAATCTCAGCAGAAAGAGCTTACACTTTAGGAGCTGGCGATCGCATTCAGATCGATGTATTCAACGTGCCCGAATACACTCGCGAATACCAGGTGCTGGTGAACGGCACGGTAAACCTGGCTCTGATTGGCAGCGTATCCGTACAAGGACTGACACTCGAGCAAGCTGGGGCTGTAATTTCCAATCGATACGCCCGCTTCCTCAGACGCCCAATAGTTACCGTCAGTTTGGTGGCACCGCGACCTTTGAACGTGGCGGTATCCGGGGAAGTCAATCGTCCCGGTGCCTACGTTATTCCCCTCACCGCCGCAGGTGGTGGAGTTCAACAACCAACCCTGACCCAGGCGCTTACCCTCGCGGGAGGAATTACGCAGTCAGCGAACTTGCGGGGAGCGCAGGTGCGCCGGGTGACGCGAGGTGGAACGCAAACGATTAACGTCGATCTTTTCGCGTTGCTAAGAGCGGGAGACTTACGCCAAGATATCACTTTGCGGGATGGGGATACGATCTTTATTCCCACTGCAACTAGCACAAATTTGGCCGAAGCACCCATCAAAGCAGATGCCAGCTTCGCTCCCGCGCAAAATCAACCCCTGAATGTGGTGGTGGTAGGGGAAGTAACTCGTCCTGGCCCACAGGTAGTCCAGCCAGATCAAAGCGGGGCGAGACCGAGTGTGTCGCGAGCAATTCAAGTGGCGGGGGGAGTAACCCAAACTGCAAATCTCCGCCAAGTCCAGGTACGCCGAACTACACGAGGCGGGGCAGTGCAAACTATTCCTGTCAATCTGGAGCGGTTGTTGCGTGTGGGCGATCGCACTCAGGACTTGCCTTTGCAACAAGGGGATACAGTTGTAGTTCCCACAGCAGCTAGCGTCAACCTGCAACAAGCATCTCTGATCGCAAACACTAGCATCGCTCCCACTCAAGCCCAAACTTTAAATGTGGTAGTGGCGGGTGAAGTGACTCGTCCCGGCCCACAGATAGTCCCGCCAGATCAAAGCGGCACACAACCCACCATATCGCGGGCAATTCAAGTGGCAGGTGGAGTTAGCCCATCTGCGGATCTCAGCCGGGTTGAGGTACGCCGGGTGACGCGAGGCGGCGCAATCCAACGCTACGCGGTGAATTTGGAACAGCTGTTGCGGGCAGGCGATCGCACTCAAGATTTGATTTTAGAACAGGGAGATACAATTTATATTCCCCCCACAGCGAACATAAATTTGGGGCAAACTTCTCAAATCGCCAGAACTAACTTCGCTCCCACGCAAGCTCAACCCATTAATATTGTGGTGGCGGGTGAAGTAACTCGTCCTGGGCCTTACACCGTGCAAGCAACTCAAACGGGTGCCCTACCTACCTTGTCGCGGGCCATCCAAGTGGCAGGGGGAACTACTCAATCTGCCGATATCAGTCGCGTCCAGATTCGCCGCATCACCCAAAGCGGCACAGAACAATTCGCTAGTGTGGATCTCAATCAATTATTGCAGGGAGGCGATCGCCGTCAGGACTTGTACTTGCAAGAGGGAGATACAATTTTTATCCCCACTTCCACAGAAATCAATCCGGCACAATCCCTCGATATCGCATCTTCCAGCATTGCTGCCGATCCTTCTCAACCTTTAAATGTGGCTGTTGTGGGAGAAGTGCAACGTCCGGGTACTTACACGCTTCAGACAGTGAGACCGGCAGCAGGGGCACCCGGTTCTTTACCTTCGTTCGCCGGTTTGCCTACCGTGTCCCAGGCAATTCAACTAGCGGGGGGAATTACTCAAACTGCGGATATTCGGCGGATCGAGGTGCGTCGCAATACACGAGCGGGGTATCAACAAATTCTGGCCGTGAATTTTTGGCAGCTGTTGCAGGGGGGCGATCGCACTCAAGATGTGGTATTGCAACAGGGAGATACAATTTTTATACCCGCTGCCACGGATATCAACCCAGCAGAAGTTGCCCAAACAGCCATTTCCAGTATTGCTCCGGCTACCATTAGAGTCAATGTGGTTGGAGAGGTTGCCAGACCGGGAGTCTTACAGGTGCCACCCAATACACCGTTGAACCAAGCTATTCTATCAGCGGGAGGATTTAACGTTCGCGCTCGCCGGAGTTATGTCGATTTGCTTCGCCTTAATCCTAACGGTACAGTTTCCCGTCGAGGTATACGACTGGATTTTGCCAAAGGAATTAGCGAGGAAACTAATCCTATACTCCGCGATAACGATGTGGTTGTGGTGCGTCGCTCTTCCTTGGCTAGCATTTCCGATACTTTGGGAACAGTTTTAAGTCCGGTGGGCAATTTCTTCTCGCTATTCAACTTCTTCAGAATATTTGGGAGCTTTTAA